A window from Podospora bellae-mahoneyi strain CBS 112042 chromosome 1 map unlocalized CBS112042p_1, whole genome shotgun sequence encodes these proteins:
- a CDS encoding uncharacterized protein (EggNog:ENOG503NW2H; COG:S) — MYTTMAAPNAHRFSFEEGGHTPTTFSHPPPQSPEPERHEHRRLSDTSSASSRVQSPRSAISPPGPSETSDQQLPKQPLPSPRGGRSLSLAQIAGPIKRKPLSLTASPLATRYSSPRLPELYEDLQRPEQRFARSVSLDSPTLYEFPGQSNLLASSSLRVVERAPSLDSSRHLSSPAAQEDGAEEDVQLRNIVERNPAASQTPHAHEPSGRLSARTVSVASQESDYDQFEYTHLYSPGPEQEAEGKPATHVNTNTKTMSFISRKQPPPHLDLGSPIESVPESPVRTARDSNLNKPLPKSPASSKLGAFFGWAASPSRSSVTEFSDDRALSPASQNPVTVVTESEPYDVPLSPKSPSAYSNEDLHSPAMQYCESYLQTPADSTTSLVQIEEMEDELKAIGAELAASIRREMDLEDLVDRMQEQVNSAQVPGRRTSDYFSDSGYSSARFSEYDHAKEEMSQIQRRAEQERAQLRLELTTKLQEERTMRRLLDQQIQELQQKASEVDVAELGNAEASDRVKELEATCEDLTRRLAEEKESKSNFEDLLAALKSELQTASNERDNLRDEIVPQLRMRVEGLEAEAAENARLAYDTSKMQQELETLRSQTAETSKMQQEIESLRSRDADTSRLQQEIEILRSQTADASQMRREIEALRSLNSETSKMQQELEALRSQNAELKQTGTRMSMALSRSASVTAGSLKNKNRPVSLSRSNSTRPGAASTEPREVLADRLKDVEAQRDALHSALRSLLERQELQNRENAKRIRQLEMERDRLLTASPKKAGYERDVSNLREEINVLRRRAEEAIEQKWQVEKGLGGLKMDLDRAEEEIATLRILLRENDILVPESLLRASGSHEERVAPVTSASLEKAYKDLQNAYAEALERIKQLEESAGSDERMQLAIQRLEQSLSTAVSEREDARSEVSSFKTRLENMQASEKQQFAVEQDLADQLQESARRVEELAQQVRSQLDVNAALRSRLATTIARGEAEQRLSTERIAGMQSRLRALEEQVVHAQTGAEERVARHEEELAMLKDAHSHQLQRIRDNAGILRSPRHFPSKSPLSPMFSLRSVSSPNNLKSPRMSTPLLSPHGTARPDIRRSANSLDGSDGTMTQQVEVLKGRVAELEGALAAADAEMQEVVGRMNIAQIEVMNLQEQREEAVRETRRLQRVIEEERMRVFEERFRGLSTEVR, encoded by the exons ATGTATACCACCATGGCTGCTCCCAACGCACATCGCTTCTcctttgaagaagggggtcaCACACCAACTAccttctcccaccctccccctcagtCACCCGAGCCTGAGCGTCACGAGCATAGGCGGCTCTCTGACACGTCAAGTGCTTCATCCAGAGTCCAGTCACCACGCTCGGCCATCTCGCCTCCTGGACCGAGCGAGACATCGGACCAACAGCTACCCAAGCAGCCACTCCCGAGTCCTCGCGGCGGCCGGTCCCTCAGCTTGGCCCAGATAGCCGGCCCCATCAAGAGGAAGCCTCTGTCCCTGACGGCCTCGCCTTTGGCCACTCGGTACTCGTCCCCGCGTCTTCCCGAGCTCTATGAGGACCTCCAACGCCCGGAGCAAAGGTTCGCCAGGTCCGTCTCGCTCGACAGCCCAACGCTGTATGAGTTTCCAGGCCAGAGCAACCTCCTAGCATCCAGCTCGCTGCGGGTTGTGGAACGCGCCCCAAGCCTGGACAGCAGCCGCCACCT ATCATCTCCTGCCGCCCAAGAGGACGGCGCGGAAGAAGACGTACAGCTACGAAACATTGTTGAAAGGAACCCTGCCGCCTCTCAAACACCACACGCACACGAACCAAGCGGCCGCCTTAGCGCTAGGACGGTCAGTGTAGCCAGTCAGGAATCAGATTACGACCAGTTCGAATACACCCACCTCTACTCTCCGGGTCCGGAGCAAGAGGCCGAGGGCAAACCCGCCACACACGTTAataccaacaccaagaccatGTCCTTCATCTCAcgaaaacaaccaccaccacacctgGACCTCGGATCACCCATTGAAAGTGTGCCAGAGTCACCCGTCAGGACTGCCAGAGACAGTAATCTTAACAAGCCGCTACCGAAATCGCCAGCGTCCTCTAAGCTAGGCGCCTTCTTCGGCTGGGCCGCTTCACCGTCACGCTCCTCGGTAACAGAGTTCTCGGACGACAGAGCATTGTCACCCGCCTCTCAGAATCCAGTGACTGTCGTGACAGAGTCTGAGCCTTATGACGTCCCACTGTCACCAAAGAGCCCATCCGCCTACTCCAATGAAGACCTGCACAGCCCCGCCATGCAGTATTGTGAATCTTACCTACAAACACCCGCAGACAGCACGACATCGCTGGTTCAGATCGAAGAGATGGAAGACGAGTTGAAGGCTATCGGCGCCGAACTGGCCGCGTCCATTCGGCGAGAGATGGATCTGGAGGACCTTGTTGACAGGATGCAGGAGCAGGTCAACAGTGCCCAGGTGCCGGGCAGAAGAACGAGCGACTATTTCTCAGACTCTGGCTACAGCTCGGCCAGGTTTAGCGAATATGACCACGCCAAGGAAGAGATGTCGCAAATACAGCGCAGGGCCGAACAGGAGAGAGCCCAGCTCAGACTGgagctcaccaccaagctccaAGAGGAGCGCACCATGCGACGGCTGTTGGATCAGCAAATACAGGAATTGCAACAAAAGGCATCCGAGGTTGATGTCGCCGAGCTGGGCAATGCTGAGGCGAGCGACAGggtcaaggagctggaggctaCATGCGAGGATTTGACTCGTCggcttgccgaggagaaggagtccAAGAGCAACTTTGAGGACCTGCTTGCGGCGCTCAAGAGCGAGCTTCAAACGGCGTCAAACGAGCGGGACAACCTACGCGATGAAATCGTTCCTCAGTTGCGCATGCGTGTCGAGGGGTTGGAGGCCGAGGCTGCCGAAAACGCCAGACTTGCCTACGACACGTCCAAGATGCAGCAGGAGCTTGAGACTCTGAGGTCGCAGACGGCCGAGACGTCCAAGATGCAGCAAGAGATTGAGTCCCTTCGGTCACGGGATGCCGACACTTCCAGACTGCAACAGGAGATTGAGATTCTCAGGTCGCAAACTGCCGATGCTTCTCAGATGCGGCGGGAGATTGAGGCTCTCCGGTCACTCAACTCGGAAACCTCCAAAATGCAgcaggagctcgaggctcTGCGGTCCCAAAATGCTGAGCTCAAGCAGACCGGCACTCGCATGTCTATGGCCCTGTCAAGGTCGGCATCGGTCACTGCCGGGTctctcaagaacaagaaccgCCCCGTGTCTCTCTCCCGGTCCAACAGCACGCGACCTGGTGCTGCGTCTACTGAGCCAAGAGAGGTCCTTGCCGACAGGTTGAAGGACGTCGAGGCTCAGCGTGATGCGCTGCACAGTGCGCTCAGGAGCTTGCTTGAAAGACAGGAGCTCCAGAACCGCGAGAACGCCAAACGGATTCGCCAGTTGGAGATGGAACGGGATCGGTTGCTCACGGCTTCCCCCAAGAAGGCTGGCTATGAAAGAGACGTCTCGAACCTTCGCGAGGAGATTAATGTGCTGCGTCGCCGGGCAGAAGAAGCTATCGAGCAAAAGTGGcaggtggaaaaggggctggGTGGGCTCAAGATGGATCTCGACCGCGCCGAAGAGGAAATCGCTACACTTCGGATCTTGCTGAGGGAGAATGACATTTTGGTTCCGGAATCTCTGCTCCGTGCCAGCGGCAGCCACGAGGAGCGAGTTGCGCCTGTCACGTCGGCTTCTCTTGAAAAGGCGTATAAGGACCTGCAAAATGCGTATGCCGAGGCGTTGGAGAGAATCAAGCAGTTGGAGGAGTCGGCCGGCTCGGATGAAAGGATGCAGCTTGCTATTCAGAGGCTGGAGCAGTCGCTTTCGACGGCCGTGTCGGAGCGTGAGGATGCCCGCTCGGAGGTGAGCTCTTTCAAGACTCGGCTCGAGAATATGCAAGCCTCGGAGAAGCAGCAGTTTGCCGTGGAGCAGGATCTTGCTGATCAGCTGCAAGAGTCTGCCCGTcgggtggaggagcttgccCAGCAGGTGCGCTCCCAGCTTGATGTCAATGCTGCTCTGCGCTCCCGTTtggccaccaccattgcCCGTGGCGAGGCTGAGCAGAGACTGAGCACCGAGCGCATTGCCGGCATGCAAAGCCGCCTTCGTGCGCTCGAGGAGCAGGTCGTCCACGCCCAGACGGGCGCTGAAGAGCGGGTGGCCCGCCACGAGGAAGAGCTGGCCATGCTCAAGGACGCCCACagccaccagctccagcGCATTCGCGACAATGCTGGCATTCTCCGCAGCCCACGACACTTTCCCTCCAAGTCGCCGCTGTCGCCCATGTTTAGCCTCCGCAGCGTGTCCTCGCCCAACAACCTTAAGTCACCCCGCATGTCGACCCCTCTTCTCTCGCCTCATGGAACCGCCCGGCCAGACATCAGGCGGTCTGCCAACTCTCTGGATGGCAGCGACGGCACCATGACGCAGCAAGTTGAGGTGCTCAAGGGGCGCGtggccgagctggagggtGCCCTTGCTGCGGCGGATGCCGAGATGCAAGAGGttgtggggaggatgaacATTGCGCAGATTGAGGTGATGAACCTGcaggagcagagggaggaggcggtgagagagacgaggaggctgcagagggtgattgaggaggagaggatgagggtttTTGAGGAGAGGTTTAGGGGGTTGTCTACCGAGGTGAGGTGA
- a CDS encoding uncharacterized protein (EggNog:ENOG503P5KQ; COG:O), translated as MPEEQNTPLELRGGRSRSNSTPARFLSRFFRPHHHHQQQQQQPSSSSHHHHRSRRSHHQDPSPPQSSSSHNHHPSSKPKHKYPPNPNPSTDHVYDIPLNKKPSPRHRNPFFRPRPPKPKHKKSPSSNIGTPPGKKRSLSKAGSRISTSTKPAKTRLTLDLKPLLDSNPSFLKLSFQFRSSSGGLAVDRVERFIRDELKSEKQAVVKLFTSSGKQLETGAQIPSSRGRSSRVTVWYRLEDDNNNNNNNNPTTKWEFSVCINNTQKMELNKLIEEDGATVGEVRRQIAGYLGIKEPRRIRVYADDGMFHGFLQGEGWVLRELGKRWLTRYLAVHVRHREGWVEVRLKGWGNERAGRRYVVHPGSGEGKWTVRDLKVNFVTGGLVNVTEGRGRSRLSRKGLLGSGGLRVRFDGRRVGETEGVVWGGVYEVEFGGVEEAEVFAGEEGWLLRETESCDVCVEGRRVTDFPVRVVAGGCKGHKPPLCAECLGRWLVESMEAGRWKRLKCPDTDCSAVLGHHDVKRYATREVFERYDRWLLRDALEQTKGYVQCVTVGCEYGCVVGDQEACPTFNCRKCKGSHCIKHNVSHPEETCKQYRRRQKDKKEQEEASEREVAGMTKDCPKCGRRVNKTAGCNHITCHCGHEWCYVCTASYFHAQGTGLLLCRHNEGCTEGPLPGAELFNDDGTLRDPTGQRLPHRPFFHRPVIPADIPGAAPQGVPGMPGAAWLFPHLQRRNRQPEPPVAPAPAAPEEPPAPAPEPGHRDPPLMTGANPGLVRGTPPPWAPGMAGARPRMRGTGAEAARRARGLGFHV; from the exons ATGCCCGAAGAGCAAAACACCCCCCTCGAGCTCCGCGgcggcagaagcagaagcaacTCAACCCCTGCCCGCTTTTTATCTCGCTTCTTccgcccccatcatcatcatcaacaacaacaacaacaaccttcctcctcctcacaccaccatcaccgatcTCGCCGctcccaccatcaagacccctcccccccacaatcatcatcctcccacaaccaccacccatcttccaaaccaaaacataaatacccccccaaccccaacccctccacagATCACGTCTACGacatccccctcaacaaaaagccctcccctcgccaccgcaaccccttcttccgcccccgtccccccaaacccaagcaCAAaaaatccccctccagcaACATCGGCACCCCCCCAGGAAAGAAacgctccctctccaaagccGGCTCAAgaatctccacctccaccaaaccaGCCAAAACCCGTCTAACCCTAGacctcaaacccctcctcgactccaacccctccttcctcaagCTCTCTTTCCAGTTCCGGTCTTCTTCCGGTGGGTTGGCAGTCGACCGAGTAGAGCGGTTCATCCGAGACGAACTCAAGTCTGAGAAACAAGCCGTGGTCAAATTATTCACCTCCTCGGGAAAACAACTAGAAACCGGCGCCCAAATCCCGTCTTCACGTGGCAGGTCGTCACGGGTGACGGTTTGGTACCGACTCGAggatgacaacaacaacaacaacaacaacaacccaacaacaaaatgGGAGTTTTCCGTttgcatcaacaacacccaaaagATGGAACTCAACAAACTCATTGAAGAGGACGGCGCAAcagtgggggaggtgaggagacAAATAGCGGGTTACCTTGGGATTAAAGAGCCAAGAAGGATAAGGGTGTACGCCGACGATGGGATGTTTCACGGGTTCCtccagggggaggggtgggtgttgcgggagttggggaagaggtggctGACGAGGTATCTGGCGGTTCATGTCCGGCACagggagggttgggtggaggtgaggctgaaggggtgggggaatGAGAGGGCGGGAAGGAGGTATGTTGTTCATCCGGGGAGTGGAGAGGGAAAGTGGACTGTGAGGGATTTGAAAGTAAATTTTGTGacgggggggttggttaACGTCactgaggggagggggaggagtcggTTGTCaaggaaggggttgttgggatcgggggggttgagggtgaggtttgatgggaggagggtgggggagaccgaaggggtggtttggggtggggtttacgaggttgagtttgggggggtggaagaagcagaagtttttgctggggaggaggggtggttgttgagggagacggaGAGCTGCGATGTTTGtgttgaggggaggagggtgacggaTTTCCCGGTTagggttgttgctggggggtgTAAGGGGCATAAGCCGCCGCTTTGCGCGGAGTGTTTGGGGCggtggttggtggagagTATGGAagcggggaggtggaagaggctGAAGTGTCCAGACACGGACTGCTCAGCTGTCCTGGGACATCACGATGTCAAGCGGTACGCGACAAGAGAGGTTTTTGAGCGGTATGACCGGTGGTTGCTGAGGGATGCGCTGGAGCAGACGAAGGGGTATGTCCAGTGCGTCACTGTGGGCTGTGAGTATGGTTGTGTGGTTGGGGATCAGGAGGCATGTCCTACCTTTAACTGCAGGAAGTGCAAGGGCAGCCACTGTATCAAGCACAACGTCTCCCATCCCGAGGAAACATGCAAGCAATACCGAAGGAGAcaaaaagataaaaaagAACAGGAGGAAGCCTCGGAAAGGGAAGTGGCCGGGATGACCAAGGATTGCCCCAAATGCGGGAGGAGAGTAAACAAAACGGCTGGGTGTAATCACATAACCT GCCACTGCGGTCACGAATGGTGCTATGTCTGCACCGCCTCTTACTTTCACGCCCAGGGCACCGGTCTTCTCCTCTGCCGTCACAACGAAGGCTGCACCGAAGGCCCTCTCCCCGGCGCCGAGCTCTTCAACGATGATGGCACCCTTCGAGATCCAACCGGGCAGCGACTTCCACATCGTCCGTTCTTTCACCGGCCGGTCATTCCTGCCGATATCCCAGGTGCTGCTCCACAGGGTGTGCCTGGCATGCCTGGAGCAGCGTGGCTCTTTCCTCATCTTCAGAGACGTAACAGGCAGCCTGAACCACCAGTTGCTCCTGCACCCGCTGCCCCGGAGGAGCCACCCGCGCCTGCACCGGAACCCGGACACAGAGACCCGCCCCTGATGACGGGGGCAAATCCGGGGTTGGTCAGGggaactcctcctccgtggGCGCCGGGGATGGCCGGagcgaggccgaggatgagaggTACTGGAGCGGAGGCGGCGAGACGAGCAAGGGGGTTGGGCTTTCATGTTTAG
- a CDS encoding uncharacterized protein (EggNog:ENOG503P7PD; COG:S): MRQSILLAALSAVTGVVSQNQNFTIDITKVEASTRSGWCTAQFNSCGLLCFGSLQKNDCEPSDLTYECLCSNGTTPGLDYYANTLPTFICEEAFSQCTAERQGGSASELRKCTTDIKDHCGTLDPNDATPGGGSSNDEDEDEASTTSPTNTQGAAQTNPPGTSTSQAAAPTNFGNGIAAVAAGVFAAALL, translated from the exons ATGCGTCaatccatcctcctcgccgccctctccgcGGTCACTGGTGTTGTTTCCCAGAACCAAAACTTCACCAtcgacatcaccaaggtCGAGGCCTCCACAAGAT CCGGATGGTGCACTGCCCAGTTCAACTCTTGCGGCCTACTCTGCTTCGGCTCCCTCCAAAAGAACGACTGCGAACCTTCTGACCTGACTTACGAATGCCTTTGCTCCAATGGCACCACTCCCGGTCTTGACTATTacgccaacaccctccctACT TTCATCTGCGAGGAAGCCTTCAGCCAGTGCACCGCCGAGAGACAAGGTGGCAGCGCTTCCGAGCTGAGGAAGTGCACCACCGACATCAAGGACCACTGCGGTACCCTCGACCCCAATGACGCCACCCCCggtggcggcagcagcaacgacgaggacgaggacgaggctAGCACCActtctcccaccaacacccagGGCGCCGCTCAGACCAACCCTCCCGGCACGTCGACTTCTCAGGCTGCCGCTCCTACCAACTTTGGAAACGGCattgctgccgttgctgccggtgtttttgctgctgctcttcttTGA
- a CDS encoding uncharacterized protein (COG:E; COG:I; EggNog:ENOG503NXPY): MLILALVALGVFWLYRFNSALRSTPEEARKFSPKRWTKEQVKEAYENVKKNPVNFLKHVPPAQERRYIIVGGSGLVGGDIVLQLLERGQSPSSIRILDFAPITRDDMLPKTSACDFVQTDITSIPSVEAAFSKPWPPLRLPPPPHGLPHRSRDPPPRTSPPPLLPRQPRQPRRRHHRPQHSQKATPQLRHLHRHLFRFSEYNPHPLHPNLALAVPSRRLLPALQRIRL; this comes from the exons ATGTTGATATTGGCTCTGGTCGCCCTTGGCGTTTTCTGGCTTTACCGGTTCAACTCGGCCTTGAGATCAACCCCTGAGGAAGCCCGCAAATTCTCACCCAAGCGCTGGACAAAAGAGCAGGTGAAGGAAGCCTATGAAAATGTCAAGAAAAACCCCGTCAACTTTCTCAAACATGTGCCCCCCGCTCAAGAGAGAAGATACATAATCGTCGGCGGCTCGG GCCTTGTGGGTGGTGACatcgtcctccagctcctcgagcGAGGCcaatccccctccagcaTCCGCATCCTCGACTTCGCCCCCATCACCAGAGACGACATGCTCCCCAAGACCTCCGCCTGCGACTTTGTCCAAACAGAcatcacctccatcccctccgTCGAAGCCGCCTTCTCCAAACCCTGGCCCCCCCTCcgtctcccacctccccctcacgGTCTTCCACACCGCAGCCGTGATCCGCCCCCAAGAACgtcaccccctcctctacTCCCGCGTCAGCCGCGTCAACCGCGAcggcgccatcatcgtcctcaaCACAGCCAAAAAGCAACACCACAACTGCGACATCTTCATCGCCACCTCTTCAGGTTCAGTGAGTATAACCCCCACCCGCTTCATCCCAACCTGGCCCTGGCAGTCCCATCCCGTCGGCTACTTCCAGCTCTGCAACGAATCCGACTttga
- a CDS encoding uncharacterized protein (MEROPS:MER0308297; EggNog:ENOG503NXB6; COG:S), whose product MPSSTRPPARPSHRSTLSLQKTEITIHVYDLLPPGKLSNTLWALGTSLLHSGVVLNNKEYAYGGHDRPGLTGVYWTKPLTLPPGGTFRTEILHGFTLATEAEIDSIIRRASEEFLGTSYNLLTKNCNHFTSYLCEKLTGRPGPGWLNRAASIGVALPCVVPREWIEAPDFETHNRGGGGGGLLEGEESGDEYYGEGSRMLRGSDEVPRLVGQEGRREEEEHGITINKGKGKARDEEGRVLPRAERAPTS is encoded by the coding sequence atgccatcctcaacccgcCCCCCAGCCCGCCCCTCCCACcgctccaccctctccctccaaaaAACCGAAATCACCATCCACGTCTACGACCTCTTACCCCCGGGAAAactctccaacaccctctggGCCCTGggaacctccctcctccactcaGGCGtcgtcctcaacaacaaagaaTACGCCTACGGCGGTCACGACCGCCCCGGCCTCACAGGCGTCTACTGGACCAAACCCCTCACCCTACCCCCTGGGGGAACCTTTCGCACCGAGATCCTCCACGGTTTCACCCTGGCCACCGAAGCCGAGATTGACTCCATCATCCGGAGGGCGTCGGAGGAGTTTTTGGGCACGTCGTATAATTTGCTGACCAAGAATTGCAACCATTTCACGAGTTATCTGTGCGAGAAGTTGACGGGAAGGCCGGGGCCGGGGTGGTTGAACAGGGCGGCGAGTATTGGGGTTGCACTGCCTTGTGTTGTGCCGAGGGAGTGGATCGAGGCGCCGGATTTTGAGACGCATAatagaggtggtggtggggggggtttgttggagggggaggagagtgggGATGAGTActatggggaggggagtagGATGCTGAGGGGGAGTGATGAGGTGCCTAGGTTGGTTGggcaggaggggaggagggaggaggaggaacacgGGATTACGATTAacaaggggaaggggaaggcgagggatgaggaggggagggttttgCCTAGGGCGGAGAGGGCTCCTACTTCTTGA
- the OLA1 gene encoding Obg-like ATPase (EggNog:ENOG503NW69; COG:J; BUSCO:EOG09262JWJ) gives MPPKKAVEEKKVLLGRPGNNLKSGIVGLANVGKSTLFQAITKCNLGNPANFPYATIDPEEARVIVPDERYDWLCEKYKPKSRVPANLTVYDIAGLTRGASTGAGLGNAFLSHIRAVDAIFQVVRCFDDAEIIHVEGDVNPTRDLDIISEELRLKDIEFVEKALENQKKKTRQGGQSLQMKQWKEEEATIEKILAHLRDGKEVRKGTWGPKEIEVINPLFLLTAKPVVYLVNLSEKDYIRKKNKYLPGVAKWIQDNAPGDPIIPISVAFEERLTRFETDEEVAEEEKKVGAQSALPKLIVTMRKALDLGSFFTVGPDEVRQWTLRNGTKAPQAAGVIHTDFEKTFIQAIVFKYTDLKELGDEAEVRSKGKIMTKGKDYIVEDGDILHFKAGAAKS, from the exons ATGCCCCCAAAAAAGGccgtcgaggagaagaaggtccTCTTGGGCCGTCCTGGTAACAACCTGAAGAGTGGTATT GTCGGGTTGGCGAACGTCGGCAAGTCCACGCTCTTCcaggccatcaccaagtGCAACTTGGGTAACCCCGCA AACTTCCCCTATGCTACCATTGACCCAGAGGAGGCCCGCGTCATCGTCCCTGATGAGCGCTATGACTGGCTTTGCGAGAAGTACAAGCCCAAGTCGCGCGTCCCTGCCAACCTCACAGTCTACGACATCGCTGGTTTGACCCGTGGTGCCTCAACAGGAGCCGGTCTCGGCAATGCCTTCTTGTCGCACATTCGCGCTGTCGATGCCATCTTCCAGGTCGTTCGTTGCTTCGATGATGCCGAGATTATCCACGTCGAGGGTGATGTCAACCCAACACGTGATCTCGATATCATCAGCGAGGAGCTGAGACTCAAGGACATTGAGTTCGTTGAGAAGGCCCTCGagaaccagaagaagaagacccgCCAGGGTGGTCAGAGTCTTCAGATGAAgcagtggaaggaggaggaggccacgATCGAGAAGATCTTGGCCCACCTCAGGGACGGCAAGGAGGTCCGCAAGGGCACCTGGGGTCCCAAGGAG ATCGAGGTCATCAATCCCCTGTTCCTCCTGACGGCCAAGCCTGTCGTGTACCTTGTCAACCTTTCCGAGAAGGACTACATccgcaagaagaacaagTATCTTCCCGGTGTTGCCAAGTGGATCCAGGACAACGCTCCTGGtgaccccatcatccccatctccgTCGCTTTCGAGGAGCGCCTGACCCGCTTCGAGActgacgaggaggttgctgaggaggagaagaaggtcggCGCCCAGTCGGCTCTTCCCAAGCTCATTGTCACCATGCGCAAGGCCCTCGATCTCGGCAGCTTCTTCACTGTCGGCCCCGATGAGGTTCGCCAGTGGACTCTCCGCAACGGCACCAAGGCGCCCCAGGCGGCTGGTGTTATCCACACTGACTTTGAGAAGACCTTCATCCAGGCCATCGTCTTCAAGTACACCGACCTCAAGGAGCTCGGTGACGAAGCCGAGGTCAGATCCAAGGGGAAGATCATGACCAAGGGCAAGGACTACATCGTCGAGGACGGTGATATCCTGCACTTCAAGGCCGGTGCCGCCAAGAGCTAA